GCAGCCTGGGATTCAATGGATACGGCTATTCCCCTGAATTCATTGCTGAAATCGCGCGTATTACAAAAATCATCAAATCCGGACGTGTAAAAACAGTTATTATCCGGCCCGGCTTTGACAATGTTTGCCAAAGCTGTCCACACCATGAGTATGAATGCTCCCCTGAAACACTTGGTCCGCGAGGGCGTCATGCCGCAGAGCTCGACCGGCGTACTCTGCGGGCTTTAAAACTTAAACCGGGACATCCCTATCCGCTGCCGGAAATCAATGAACGCATCGCCAATTTATCAGAAAAAAACTTCCAGGAAATCTGTTTAGGCTGTGAATGGCAAATATTAGGCATCTGTCGCGAAAGCTTCCTGGCACTAAAATCACGGTTAAAAAACCCATCCTAAAAACATACCCGTGCGACACAATCCAGCGTCTTATTCTCCAGCGAGTTTAGATGCCTGATCGGCAGCTTGGAGCTTTTGTATCATTTCCTGAATATCACCATTGATGAACATTTCAAGATTATACAATGAAACCCCGATCCGATGATCCGTAACCCGGTTTTGCGGAAAATTATATG
The bacterium DNA segment above includes these coding regions:
- a CDS encoding DUF1284 domain-containing protein yields the protein MTLILRPHHILCSLGFNGYGYSPEFIAEIARITKIIKSGRVKTVIIRPGFDNVCQSCPHHEYECSPETLGPRGRHAAELDRRTLRALKLKPGHPYPLPEINERIANLSEKNFQEICLGCEWQILGICRESFLALKSRLKNPS